A genomic window from Betta splendens chromosome 17, fBetSpl5.4, whole genome shotgun sequence includes:
- the LOC114844772 gene encoding LOW QUALITY PROTEIN: gap junction delta-4 protein-like (The sequence of the model RefSeq protein was modified relative to this genomic sequence to represent the inferred CDS: inserted 2 bases in 1 codon) — MGAAGLICSAVSQNVSFMGKTWCLSMLLPRLLLVLLAGSTLYSDDQARFVCDTIQPGCSTACFDAFAPVSVHRLWLLHCLVLGLPHALFAAYVAHEVLSHTGAAXPRGRGPPRFHGTYSLSVVLRMVLEACCGAGQFVVFGLSVPKSVLCHEAPCVSGVQCYVSKPTEKTLMLHLMLGVASLSVLLSLLDLVSSVRAMLRWRRAAVLVEEMKAERSGVFTTTGGAEDGGLSSRRSRPSGSSAGADRDAERPGPKGIQPDEAAASAVSPLRGAATHVALLDPDAEDPVQQAEGPDRRAWV; from the exons ATGGGAGCAGCAGGTCTGATCTGCAGCGCCGTCAGTCAGAACGTCTCCTTCATGG gTAAAACCTGGTGTCTGTCCATGCTGCTGCCccgcctgctgctggtgctgctcgcCGGCTCCACCCTCTACAGCGACGACCAGGCCCGGTTCGTCTGTGACACCATCCAGCCGGGCTGCTCCACCGCCTGCTTCGACGCCTTCGCCCCCGTGTCCGTCCACCGCCTCTGGCTCCTCCACTGCCTTGTGCTCGGCCTCCCCCACGCGCTGTTCGCCGCCTACGTGGCCCATGAAGTGCTGTCCCacaccggcgccgc gccgcgtggaCGTGGACCTCCGCGCTTCCACGGCACCTACTCGCTGAGCGTGGTCCTTCGCATGGTTCTGGAGGCCTGTTGTGGCGCGGGTCAGTTTGTGGTGTTTGGGCTGTCGGTGCCTAAGAGCGTCCTCTGCCACGAGGCTCCCTGCGTGTCAGGGGTCCAATGCTACGTCTCCAAACCCACTGAAAAGACCTTGATGCTCCACCTCATGCTCGGCGTCGCCTCCTTGTCCGTTCTGCTGAGTCTGCTGGACCTGGTGAGCTCCGTGAGGGCGATGCTTAGATGGAGGAGAGCGgcggtgctggtggaggagatgaaagCGGAGCGCAGCGGCGTGTTCACCACCACAGGCGGCGCTGAGGACGGAGGGCTCTCATCCAGACGGAGCCGTCCCAGCGGCAGCTCCGCCGGCGCCGACAGAGACGCTGAGCGGCCTGGTCCTAAAGGGATTCAACCGGacgaagctgctgcttcagccgtGTCTCCCCTCAGAGGAGCCGCCACACACGTGGCTCTGCTCGATCCGGATGCAGAGGACCCGGTCCAGCAGGCTGAGGGTCCAGACAGGAGAGCCTGGGTGTAA
- the LOC114844199 gene encoding cyclin-Y-like isoform X2 — protein MGSTTSCCVSSSPKLRRNAHSRLESYHQESDLSREETGCNLQHISDRENVDELNMEYNPSDHPRASTMFLSKSQNDVREKRKSLFINHNHGTSRRKYSSCATIFLDDNTVSQPNLKYTIKGVALAIYYHIKNRDTDGGMLLDIFDEKLHPLSKAEVPSDYDQHDPEQKHIYRFVRTLFSAAQLTAECAIVTLVYLERLLTYAEIDICPGNWKRMVLGAILLASKVWDDQAVWNVDYCQILKDITVEDMNELERQFLELLQFNINVPSSVYAKYYFDLRSLSESNNLSFPLELLSRDKAQKLEAISRLCDDKYRDVRRAARTRWASVDNVCGVRWVPAILS, from the exons ATGGGCAGCACCACCTCCTGCTGCGTGTCGTCCAGCCCCAAGCTCCGCAGAAATGCCCACTCCAGGCTGGAGTCGTACCACCAGGAGTCGGATCTGAGCAGGGAGGAGACGGGGTGCAACCTGCAGCACATCAGCGACCGGGAGAACGTCGACG AGCTGAACATGGAGTACAACCCGTCGGACCACCCGCGAGCCAGCACCATGTTCCTCAGCAAGTCCCAGAACGACG TTCGTGAGAAACGAAAAAGCCTCTTCATCAACCATAAT cacgGGACGTCACGGCGGAAGTACAGCTCCTGCGCCACCATCTTCCTGGACGACAACACGGTCAGCCAGCCCAACCTCAAATACACCATCAAAGG CGTGGCCCTGGCCATTTACTACCACATAAAGAACAG AGACACTGATGGAGGGATGCTGCTGGACATATTTGATGAAAAGCTCCATCCTCTCTCT AAAGCTGAAGTCCCGTCCGACTACGACCAACACGACCCGGAGCAGAAACATATCTACCGGTTCGTCAGGACGCTGTTCAGCGCCGCTCAGCTCACGGCGGAGTGCGCCATCGTCACGCTG GTGTACCTGGAGCGGCTCCTGACCTACGCAGAGATCGACATCTGTCCCGGGAACTGGAAGCGGATGGTCCTGGGCGCCATCCTTCTGGCCTCCAAGGTGTGGGACGACCAGGCCGTGTGGAACGTCGACTACTGCCAGATCCTCAAGGACATCACGGTGGAGGACAT GAATGAGTTGGAGCGACagttcctggagctgctgcagttcaaCATCAACGTTCCGTCCAGCGTCTACGCCAAGTATTACTTCGACCTGCGCTCGCTGTCGGAGTCCAACAACCTCAGCTTcccgctggagctgctcagcagGGACAAGGCCCAGAAGCTAGAG gCTATTTCCAGACTGTGTGATGACAAGTACAGGGACGTGCGCAGAGCCGCTCGGACCCGCTGGGCCAGCGTGGACAATGTGTGCGGCGTCAGATGGGTTCCTGCCATCCTCTCCTAG
- the LOC114844199 gene encoding cyclin-Y-like isoform X1 yields MGSTTSCCVSSSPKLRRNAHSRLESYHQESDLSREETGCNLQHISDRENVDELNMEYNPSDHPRASTMFLSKSQNDELLYRNIREKRKSLFINHNHGTSRRKYSSCATIFLDDNTVSQPNLKYTIKGVALAIYYHIKNRDTDGGMLLDIFDEKLHPLSKAEVPSDYDQHDPEQKHIYRFVRTLFSAAQLTAECAIVTLVYLERLLTYAEIDICPGNWKRMVLGAILLASKVWDDQAVWNVDYCQILKDITVEDMNELERQFLELLQFNINVPSSVYAKYYFDLRSLSESNNLSFPLELLSRDKAQKLEAISRLCDDKYRDVRRAARTRWASVDNVCGVRWVPAILS; encoded by the exons ATGGGCAGCACCACCTCCTGCTGCGTGTCGTCCAGCCCCAAGCTCCGCAGAAATGCCCACTCCAGGCTGGAGTCGTACCACCAGGAGTCGGATCTGAGCAGGGAGGAGACGGGGTGCAACCTGCAGCACATCAGCGACCGGGAGAACGTCGACG AGCTGAACATGGAGTACAACCCGTCGGACCACCCGCGAGCCAGCACCATGTTCCTCAGCAAGTCCCAGAACGACG AGCTTCTCTACAGGAACA TTCGTGAGAAACGAAAAAGCCTCTTCATCAACCATAAT cacgGGACGTCACGGCGGAAGTACAGCTCCTGCGCCACCATCTTCCTGGACGACAACACGGTCAGCCAGCCCAACCTCAAATACACCATCAAAGG CGTGGCCCTGGCCATTTACTACCACATAAAGAACAG AGACACTGATGGAGGGATGCTGCTGGACATATTTGATGAAAAGCTCCATCCTCTCTCT AAAGCTGAAGTCCCGTCCGACTACGACCAACACGACCCGGAGCAGAAACATATCTACCGGTTCGTCAGGACGCTGTTCAGCGCCGCTCAGCTCACGGCGGAGTGCGCCATCGTCACGCTG GTGTACCTGGAGCGGCTCCTGACCTACGCAGAGATCGACATCTGTCCCGGGAACTGGAAGCGGATGGTCCTGGGCGCCATCCTTCTGGCCTCCAAGGTGTGGGACGACCAGGCCGTGTGGAACGTCGACTACTGCCAGATCCTCAAGGACATCACGGTGGAGGACAT GAATGAGTTGGAGCGACagttcctggagctgctgcagttcaaCATCAACGTTCCGTCCAGCGTCTACGCCAAGTATTACTTCGACCTGCGCTCGCTGTCGGAGTCCAACAACCTCAGCTTcccgctggagctgctcagcagGGACAAGGCCCAGAAGCTAGAG gCTATTTCCAGACTGTGTGATGACAAGTACAGGGACGTGCGCAGAGCCGCTCGGACCCGCTGGGCCAGCGTGGACAATGTGTGCGGCGTCAGATGGGTTCCTGCCATCCTCTCCTAG
- the LOC114844203 gene encoding cAMP-responsive element modulator-like isoform X3 translates to MRIQRVVCDMDSSVSSRLGGGLKDVTDAEEQHGDASPSPTASDQQGSGPEESDVAVQGVIQAPQTSVIQSPQVHTVQIASVAELEDDGSVTDSQKRRKILSRRPSYRILNDLSSDSPAVPKIEEEKTEDEAPGPTSIYQTSSGQYIAIAQGRAVQLSSPGLEAQQGAQTPQAGATILQCAAQAGSSPQQIYIQGGQVLIQAATGDIPAYQLRSPSSGLPQGIVMAASPGSMQSPSSQHAEEITRKREVRLMKNREAARECRRKKKEYVKCLENRVAVLENQNKTLIEELKALKDIYCHKAE, encoded by the exons ATGAGGATTCAGCGTGTGGT GTGCGACATGGACTCATCAGTCTCATCTCGACTCGGCGGCGGCTTGAAGGACGTGACGGACGCAGAGGAGCAGCACGGCGACGCCAGTCCGTCTCCCACGGCGTCCGATCAG CAGGGTTCTGGTCCGGAGGAGTCCGACGTCGCCGTACAGGGGGTCATCCAGGCGCCGCAGACGTCCGTCATCCAGTCCCCACAAGTCCACACGGTGCAG ATCGCGTCTGtggcggagctggaggacgacGGCTCCGTCACCGACTCCCAGAAGAGACGCAAGATTCTCTCCAGACGTCCGTCTTATCG AATCCTCAACGACCTGTCATCAGATTCACCAGCAGTTCCTAAGATCGAGGAAGAGAAGACGGAGGACGAGGCTCCGGGGCCGACCTCCATCTACCAGACCAGCTCAGgacagtaca TTGCCATCGCTCAGGGCAGAGCCGTCCAGCTGAGCAGCCCCGGGCTggaggcccagcagggggcccaGACCCCGCAGGCCGGCGCCACCATCCTGCAGTGTGCCGCTCAGGCTGGGAGCTCTCCCCAGCAGATCTACATCCAGGGGGGGCAGGTGCTCATCCAAG CTGCCACCGGAGACATCCCCGCCTACCAGCTGCGCTCGCCCAGCTCGGGTCTGCCTCAGGGCATCGTGATGGCCGCGTCCCCGGGCTCCATGCAGAGCCCGTCATCACAGCACGCCGAGGAGATCACCCGCAAGAGGGAGGTCCGGCTGATGAAGAACAG GGAGGCAGCTCGAGAGTGCCGCAGGAAAAAGAAGGAGTACGTGAAGTGTCTGGAGAACCGCGTGGCCGTGCtggaaaaccaaaacaagacgCTGATCGAGGAGCTGAAGGCGCTGAAGGACATTTACTGCCACAAAGCGGAGTAG
- the LOC114844203 gene encoding cAMP-responsive element modulator-like isoform X1 — MRIQRVVCDMDSSVSSRLGGGLKDVTDAEEQHGDASPSPTASDQQGSGPEESDVAVQGVIQAPQTSVIQSPQVHTVQIASVAELEDDGSVTDSQKRRKILSRRPSYRRILNDLSSDSPAVPKIEEEKTEDEAPGPTSIYQTSSGQYIAIAQGRAVQLSSPGLEAQQGAQTPQAGATILQCAAQAGSSPQQIYIQGGQVLIQAATGDIPAYQLRSPSSGLPQGIVMAASPGSMQSPSSQHAEEITRKREVRLMKNREAARECRRKKKEYVKCLENRVAVLENQNKTLIEELKALKDIYCHKAE, encoded by the exons ATGAGGATTCAGCGTGTGGT GTGCGACATGGACTCATCAGTCTCATCTCGACTCGGCGGCGGCTTGAAGGACGTGACGGACGCAGAGGAGCAGCACGGCGACGCCAGTCCGTCTCCCACGGCGTCCGATCAG CAGGGTTCTGGTCCGGAGGAGTCCGACGTCGCCGTACAGGGGGTCATCCAGGCGCCGCAGACGTCCGTCATCCAGTCCCCACAAGTCCACACGGTGCAG ATCGCGTCTGtggcggagctggaggacgacGGCTCCGTCACCGACTCCCAGAAGAGACGCAAGATTCTCTCCAGACGTCCGTCTTATCG AAGAATCCTCAACGACCTGTCATCAGATTCACCAGCAGTTCCTAAGATCGAGGAAGAGAAGACGGAGGACGAGGCTCCGGGGCCGACCTCCATCTACCAGACCAGCTCAGgacagtaca TTGCCATCGCTCAGGGCAGAGCCGTCCAGCTGAGCAGCCCCGGGCTggaggcccagcagggggcccaGACCCCGCAGGCCGGCGCCACCATCCTGCAGTGTGCCGCTCAGGCTGGGAGCTCTCCCCAGCAGATCTACATCCAGGGGGGGCAGGTGCTCATCCAAG CTGCCACCGGAGACATCCCCGCCTACCAGCTGCGCTCGCCCAGCTCGGGTCTGCCTCAGGGCATCGTGATGGCCGCGTCCCCGGGCTCCATGCAGAGCCCGTCATCACAGCACGCCGAGGAGATCACCCGCAAGAGGGAGGTCCGGCTGATGAAGAACAG GGAGGCAGCTCGAGAGTGCCGCAGGAAAAAGAAGGAGTACGTGAAGTGTCTGGAGAACCGCGTGGCCGTGCtggaaaaccaaaacaagacgCTGATCGAGGAGCTGAAGGCGCTGAAGGACATTTACTGCCACAAAGCGGAGTAG
- the LOC114844203 gene encoding cAMP-responsive element modulator-like isoform X4, with the protein MDSSVSSRLGGGLKDVTDAEEQHGDASPSPTASDQQGSGPEESDVAVQGVIQAPQTSVIQSPQVHTVQIASVAELEDDGSVTDSQKRRKILSRRPSYRRILNDLSSDSPAVPKIEEEKTEDEAPGPTSIYQTSSGQYIAIAQGRAVQLSSPGLEAQQGAQTPQAGATILQCAAQAGSSPQQIYIQGGQVLIQAATGDIPAYQLRSPSSGLPQGIVMAASPGSMQSPSSQHAEEITRKREVRLMKNREAARECRRKKKEYVKCLENRVAVLENQNKTLIEELKALKDIYCHKAE; encoded by the exons ATGGACTCATCAGTCTCATCTCGACTCGGCGGCGGCTTGAAGGACGTGACGGACGCAGAGGAGCAGCACGGCGACGCCAGTCCGTCTCCCACGGCGTCCGATCAG CAGGGTTCTGGTCCGGAGGAGTCCGACGTCGCCGTACAGGGGGTCATCCAGGCGCCGCAGACGTCCGTCATCCAGTCCCCACAAGTCCACACGGTGCAG ATCGCGTCTGtggcggagctggaggacgacGGCTCCGTCACCGACTCCCAGAAGAGACGCAAGATTCTCTCCAGACGTCCGTCTTATCG AAGAATCCTCAACGACCTGTCATCAGATTCACCAGCAGTTCCTAAGATCGAGGAAGAGAAGACGGAGGACGAGGCTCCGGGGCCGACCTCCATCTACCAGACCAGCTCAGgacagtaca TTGCCATCGCTCAGGGCAGAGCCGTCCAGCTGAGCAGCCCCGGGCTggaggcccagcagggggcccaGACCCCGCAGGCCGGCGCCACCATCCTGCAGTGTGCCGCTCAGGCTGGGAGCTCTCCCCAGCAGATCTACATCCAGGGGGGGCAGGTGCTCATCCAAG CTGCCACCGGAGACATCCCCGCCTACCAGCTGCGCTCGCCCAGCTCGGGTCTGCCTCAGGGCATCGTGATGGCCGCGTCCCCGGGCTCCATGCAGAGCCCGTCATCACAGCACGCCGAGGAGATCACCCGCAAGAGGGAGGTCCGGCTGATGAAGAACAG GGAGGCAGCTCGAGAGTGCCGCAGGAAAAAGAAGGAGTACGTGAAGTGTCTGGAGAACCGCGTGGCCGTGCtggaaaaccaaaacaagacgCTGATCGAGGAGCTGAAGGCGCTGAAGGACATTTACTGCCACAAAGCGGAGTAG
- the LOC114844203 gene encoding cAMP-responsive element modulator-like isoform X5 — protein MDSSVSSRLGGGLKDVTDAEEQHGDASPSPTASDQGSGPEESDVAVQGVIQAPQTSVIQSPQVHTVQIASVAELEDDGSVTDSQKRRKILSRRPSYRRILNDLSSDSPAVPKIEEEKTEDEAPGPTSIYQTSSGQYIAIAQGRAVQLSSPGLEAQQGAQTPQAGATILQCAAQAGSSPQQIYIQGGQVLIQAATGDIPAYQLRSPSSGLPQGIVMAASPGSMQSPSSQHAEEITRKREVRLMKNREAARECRRKKKEYVKCLENRVAVLENQNKTLIEELKALKDIYCHKAE, from the exons ATGGACTCATCAGTCTCATCTCGACTCGGCGGCGGCTTGAAGGACGTGACGGACGCAGAGGAGCAGCACGGCGACGCCAGTCCGTCTCCCACGGCGTCCGATCAG GGTTCTGGTCCGGAGGAGTCCGACGTCGCCGTACAGGGGGTCATCCAGGCGCCGCAGACGTCCGTCATCCAGTCCCCACAAGTCCACACGGTGCAG ATCGCGTCTGtggcggagctggaggacgacGGCTCCGTCACCGACTCCCAGAAGAGACGCAAGATTCTCTCCAGACGTCCGTCTTATCG AAGAATCCTCAACGACCTGTCATCAGATTCACCAGCAGTTCCTAAGATCGAGGAAGAGAAGACGGAGGACGAGGCTCCGGGGCCGACCTCCATCTACCAGACCAGCTCAGgacagtaca TTGCCATCGCTCAGGGCAGAGCCGTCCAGCTGAGCAGCCCCGGGCTggaggcccagcagggggcccaGACCCCGCAGGCCGGCGCCACCATCCTGCAGTGTGCCGCTCAGGCTGGGAGCTCTCCCCAGCAGATCTACATCCAGGGGGGGCAGGTGCTCATCCAAG CTGCCACCGGAGACATCCCCGCCTACCAGCTGCGCTCGCCCAGCTCGGGTCTGCCTCAGGGCATCGTGATGGCCGCGTCCCCGGGCTCCATGCAGAGCCCGTCATCACAGCACGCCGAGGAGATCACCCGCAAGAGGGAGGTCCGGCTGATGAAGAACAG GGAGGCAGCTCGAGAGTGCCGCAGGAAAAAGAAGGAGTACGTGAAGTGTCTGGAGAACCGCGTGGCCGTGCtggaaaaccaaaacaagacgCTGATCGAGGAGCTGAAGGCGCTGAAGGACATTTACTGCCACAAAGCGGAGTAG
- the LOC114844203 gene encoding cAMP-responsive element modulator-like isoform X2, with product MRIQRVVCDMDSSVSSRLGGGLKDVTDAEEQHGDASPSPTASDQGSGPEESDVAVQGVIQAPQTSVIQSPQVHTVQIASVAELEDDGSVTDSQKRRKILSRRPSYRRILNDLSSDSPAVPKIEEEKTEDEAPGPTSIYQTSSGQYIAIAQGRAVQLSSPGLEAQQGAQTPQAGATILQCAAQAGSSPQQIYIQGGQVLIQAATGDIPAYQLRSPSSGLPQGIVMAASPGSMQSPSSQHAEEITRKREVRLMKNREAARECRRKKKEYVKCLENRVAVLENQNKTLIEELKALKDIYCHKAE from the exons ATGAGGATTCAGCGTGTGGT GTGCGACATGGACTCATCAGTCTCATCTCGACTCGGCGGCGGCTTGAAGGACGTGACGGACGCAGAGGAGCAGCACGGCGACGCCAGTCCGTCTCCCACGGCGTCCGATCAG GGTTCTGGTCCGGAGGAGTCCGACGTCGCCGTACAGGGGGTCATCCAGGCGCCGCAGACGTCCGTCATCCAGTCCCCACAAGTCCACACGGTGCAG ATCGCGTCTGtggcggagctggaggacgacGGCTCCGTCACCGACTCCCAGAAGAGACGCAAGATTCTCTCCAGACGTCCGTCTTATCG AAGAATCCTCAACGACCTGTCATCAGATTCACCAGCAGTTCCTAAGATCGAGGAAGAGAAGACGGAGGACGAGGCTCCGGGGCCGACCTCCATCTACCAGACCAGCTCAGgacagtaca TTGCCATCGCTCAGGGCAGAGCCGTCCAGCTGAGCAGCCCCGGGCTggaggcccagcagggggcccaGACCCCGCAGGCCGGCGCCACCATCCTGCAGTGTGCCGCTCAGGCTGGGAGCTCTCCCCAGCAGATCTACATCCAGGGGGGGCAGGTGCTCATCCAAG CTGCCACCGGAGACATCCCCGCCTACCAGCTGCGCTCGCCCAGCTCGGGTCTGCCTCAGGGCATCGTGATGGCCGCGTCCCCGGGCTCCATGCAGAGCCCGTCATCACAGCACGCCGAGGAGATCACCCGCAAGAGGGAGGTCCGGCTGATGAAGAACAG GGAGGCAGCTCGAGAGTGCCGCAGGAAAAAGAAGGAGTACGTGAAGTGTCTGGAGAACCGCGTGGCCGTGCtggaaaaccaaaacaagacgCTGATCGAGGAGCTGAAGGCGCTGAAGGACATTTACTGCCACAAAGCGGAGTAG
- the LOC114844203 gene encoding cAMP-responsive element modulator-like isoform X6: MNQTQHKAFTNTQSWREEVHLLKQEGGAATGDIPAYQLRSPSSGLPQGIVMAASPGSMQSPSSQHAEEITRKREVRLMKNREAARECRRKKKEYVKCLENRVAVLENQNKTLIEELKALKDIYCHKAE, encoded by the exons ATGaatcaaacacagcacaaagcatttacaaacacacagtcatggAGAGAGGAAGTTCATCTTTTGAAGCAGGAAGGAGGCG CTGCCACCGGAGACATCCCCGCCTACCAGCTGCGCTCGCCCAGCTCGGGTCTGCCTCAGGGCATCGTGATGGCCGCGTCCCCGGGCTCCATGCAGAGCCCGTCATCACAGCACGCCGAGGAGATCACCCGCAAGAGGGAGGTCCGGCTGATGAAGAACAG GGAGGCAGCTCGAGAGTGCCGCAGGAAAAAGAAGGAGTACGTGAAGTGTCTGGAGAACCGCGTGGCCGTGCtggaaaaccaaaacaagacgCTGATCGAGGAGCTGAAGGCGCTGAAGGACATTTACTGCCACAAAGCGGAGTAG
- the LOC114844203 gene encoding cAMP-responsive element modulator-like isoform X7 — MAVTGDETESAATGDIPAYQLRSPSSGLPQGIVMAASPGSMQSPSSQHAEEITRKREVRLMKNREAARECRRKKKEYVKCLENRVAVLENQNKTLIEELKALKDIYCHKAE; from the exons ATGGCTGTAACTGGGGATGAGACCGAGTCAG CTGCCACCGGAGACATCCCCGCCTACCAGCTGCGCTCGCCCAGCTCGGGTCTGCCTCAGGGCATCGTGATGGCCGCGTCCCCGGGCTCCATGCAGAGCCCGTCATCACAGCACGCCGAGGAGATCACCCGCAAGAGGGAGGTCCGGCTGATGAAGAACAG GGAGGCAGCTCGAGAGTGCCGCAGGAAAAAGAAGGAGTACGTGAAGTGTCTGGAGAACCGCGTGGCCGTGCtggaaaaccaaaacaagacgCTGATCGAGGAGCTGAAGGCGCTGAAGGACATTTACTGCCACAAAGCGGAGTAG